A single region of the Brassica rapa cultivar Chiifu-401-42 chromosome A03, CAAS_Brap_v3.01, whole genome shotgun sequence genome encodes:
- the LOC117132753 gene encoding uncharacterized protein LOC117132753, translating to MRIKGHISGEEVVVLIDSGASCSFIATWVVEKLGLPVVPTQEFGVAIGDCRVMTSSGKCEGLKLVIQGIEIQGDFMLFDLGATDMVLGYTWLASLGETRFNWGLHIMRFQIDQEWVTITGDPALLRAKVSLNSMEKLYDSEGVVYLLELRALFEIFQEQQQEERPSMEIRKVLGKFKGVFNLPTGPPPKRSKEHAITLQERTSLINIHPYRYSQL from the coding sequence ATGCGAATCAAAGGACACATTAGCGGGGAAGAGGTGGTGGTCCTCATTGATTCAGGAGCGTCTTGCAGCTTCATTGCAACGTGGGTAGTGGAGAAACTTGGATTGCCAGTGGTGCCCACACAGGAGTTTGGAGTGGCTATTGGAGATTGCAGGGTTATGACAAGCAGTGGAAAGTGTGAAGGGTTAAAGCTAGTCATTCAAGGAATTGAGATTCAAGGAGACTTTATGCTGTTTGACTTGGGAGCTACGGACATGGTGCTAGGTTACACATGGCTGGCTTCGCTGGGAGAAACGAGATTCAACTGGGGGTTGCACATCATGCGGTTCCAGATAGACCAGGAATGGGTAACTATTACAGGAGATCCAGCATTGTTGCGTGCTAAAGTTTCCTTGAATTCGATGGAGAAGCTCTATGATAGTGAAGGGGTAGTGTATCTGTTGGAGTTGCGTGCACTATTTGAGATTTTCCAAGAGCAGCAGCAAGAAGAAAGACCTAGCATGGAGATAAGGAAGGTGCTAGGGAAGTTCAAAGGAGTGTTTAACTTGCCCACTGGCCCTCCACCAAAACGGTCCAAAGAGCATGCGATCACTCTACAAGAAAGAACGTCTCTAATCAACATACATCCCTACCGTTATTCACAATTGTAG